A single genomic interval of Bradyrhizobium sp. sBnM-33 harbors:
- a CDS encoding 3-hydroxyacyl-ACP dehydratase FabZ family protein yields the protein MDLDYFKLIDRVVELNLDEKRITVEAQVPAVHTIFEGHFPGFPIMPGVLLTEAMAQSSGWLILGALKFERMPFLAIVKEAKMRGFVSPGQLLTIEAKLEHEGSGFAVTKAKGRVGKELKCSAELTFGLSPFPDPALRVHMDALANKIGFPLQAITQ from the coding sequence ATGGACCTTGATTACTTTAAGCTCATCGACCGCGTCGTCGAGTTGAACCTCGACGAAAAGAGGATCACGGTCGAGGCGCAGGTTCCGGCTGTTCACACCATCTTCGAAGGGCATTTTCCCGGTTTCCCGATCATGCCCGGGGTTTTGCTGACCGAGGCGATGGCGCAGAGCTCCGGCTGGCTGATACTCGGCGCCCTGAAGTTCGAGCGCATGCCGTTCCTGGCCATCGTGAAGGAAGCCAAGATGCGGGGTTTCGTCAGTCCCGGCCAGTTGCTGACGATCGAGGCGAAGCTCGAGCACGAAGGTTCCGGCTTTGCCGTCACCAAGGCCAAGGGGCGCGTCGGCAAGGAATTAAAGTGCAGCGCCGAGCTCACCTTCGGCCTCTCCCCCTTCCCCGATCCGGCCTTGCGCGTGCACATGGACGCGTTGGCCAACAAGATCGGCTTCCCACTGCAGGCAATCACGCAATGA
- a CDS encoding beta-ketoacyl-ACP synthase, which translates to MTEPKSAGAKEVWITGIGIVSSLGEGLDAHWDALNEKKINVDDKRFAPYIVHPLAPVTFDAQIPKKGDQRQMEAWQRIGTYAAGLALDSAGVKGDKEILGRMDMIVAAGGGERDIAVDAAILNADARGNSSPGFLNERLMNDLRPTLFLAQLSNLLAGNIAIVHGVCGTSRTFMGEEAAGIDAARIALARIEAGQSDIALVGAAHNGERSDLLVLYEFGDFNLTEKFSPVWQREGRGGFALGSAGCFLVLEAREHAEARGAKPYAKLTKVVADLAQRKQPGALTKSLEALWPKLGVGDSGALITGATGVEPVTSDEKAFLRQHPGFAVRATGTMFGHTLETQFPLGLALAALSISRGALFPPNDPTGLEVEKAGSPDQIVVVGAGHWQGEGMALVEAIK; encoded by the coding sequence ATGACTGAGCCAAAATCCGCGGGCGCCAAGGAAGTCTGGATCACCGGCATCGGCATCGTCTCCTCGCTCGGCGAGGGGCTGGACGCGCATTGGGATGCGCTGAACGAGAAGAAGATCAACGTCGACGACAAGCGGTTTGCGCCCTACATCGTGCATCCGCTGGCGCCGGTTACCTTCGACGCGCAGATTCCGAAAAAGGGCGACCAGCGCCAGATGGAGGCGTGGCAGCGCATCGGCACCTATGCCGCCGGGCTGGCGCTGGATTCGGCCGGCGTCAAAGGTGACAAGGAAATCCTCGGACGGATGGACATGATCGTCGCGGCCGGCGGTGGCGAGCGCGACATCGCGGTTGACGCGGCGATCCTGAACGCCGACGCCAGGGGCAATTCGAGCCCCGGCTTTCTCAACGAACGGCTGATGAACGATCTGCGGCCGACGCTGTTCCTGGCCCAGCTCTCCAACCTGCTCGCCGGCAATATCGCCATCGTCCATGGCGTCTGCGGCACGTCGCGCACCTTCATGGGCGAGGAAGCCGCCGGCATCGATGCGGCGCGGATTGCGCTGGCGCGGATCGAAGCCGGCCAAAGCGATATCGCGCTGGTCGGCGCGGCCCATAATGGCGAACGGTCCGACCTCCTGGTGCTCTATGAATTCGGCGATTTCAACCTGACCGAAAAGTTTTCGCCGGTGTGGCAACGCGAAGGCCGTGGCGGCTTCGCGCTCGGCTCCGCCGGCTGCTTCCTGGTGCTGGAAGCCCGCGAGCACGCCGAAGCCCGCGGTGCCAAGCCTTACGCCAAACTGACCAAGGTCGTTGCCGATCTTGCGCAGCGCAAGCAGCCGGGCGCGTTGACCAAATCGCTGGAGGCGCTGTGGCCGAAGCTTGGCGTCGGCGACAGCGGTGCCCTGATCACGGGAGCAACCGGCGTCGAGCCGGTGACGTCGGACGAAAAGGCCTTTTTGCGCCAGCATCCCGGCTTTGCGGTGCGCGCCACCGGCACGATGTTCGGTCATACGCTGGAGACGCAGTTTCCGCTGGGGCTGGCGCTCGCCGCGCTGTCGATCTCCCGTGGCGCGCTGTTCCCGCCCAACGACCCGACCGGCCTCGAGGTTGAAAAGGCAGGCAGCCCGGATCAGATTGTCGTCGTGGGAGCCGGTCACTGGCAGGGCGAAGGCATGGCCCTGGTCGAGGCCATCAAGTAG
- a CDS encoding beta-ketoacyl-ACP synthase: MSAPRDKLGRPVVVVTGMGVVTSLGAGKKDNWAKLTAGESGIRTVTRFPIDGLKTTMAGTVDFVTIDPFSSTGLSERLAEMATGEALEQAAIGGKADFPGPLFLAVAPVEVEWPQRLELGRAVGSTEFGYEDMLRVSGGGRFTAYHRRFMFGSIASHLAEMFGTKGSPISLSTACASGATAIQLGVEAIRRGEADAALCVGTDGSVNPEALVRFSLLSALSTQNDPPQAASKPFSKNRDGFVMAEGAGAMVLESYESAIARGAKILGVVAGCGELTDSFHRTRSSPDGKPIIGCMRKTLADAGLEPEQIDHINAHGTATPENDKMEYNTTAVVFGEHLPKIPVSSNKSMVGHTISAAGAVEAVFSLLTLEHQRIPPTINYEIPDPAILFDVVGNKARDAKVTAVMSNSFGFGGQNASLILTREPV; this comes from the coding sequence ATGTCAGCACCACGCGATAAACTCGGCAGGCCGGTCGTCGTCGTCACCGGAATGGGCGTGGTGACGTCGCTCGGCGCCGGCAAAAAGGACAATTGGGCAAAGCTGACCGCGGGTGAATCCGGCATCCGCACCGTGACGCGCTTTCCAATCGACGGCCTGAAGACGACGATGGCCGGCACCGTCGATTTCGTCACCATCGATCCGTTCTCGTCGACCGGCCTCAGCGAACGTCTCGCCGAGATGGCGACCGGGGAAGCGCTCGAACAGGCCGCGATCGGCGGCAAGGCCGACTTTCCCGGACCGCTGTTTCTTGCCGTGGCGCCGGTCGAGGTCGAATGGCCGCAGCGGCTTGAGCTCGGACGCGCCGTCGGCAGCACCGAATTCGGATACGAGGATATGCTGCGCGTCAGCGGCGGCGGCCGGTTCACAGCCTACCATCGCCGCTTCATGTTCGGTTCGATAGCGAGCCACCTGGCCGAAATGTTTGGCACCAAGGGATCGCCGATCTCGCTGTCGACCGCCTGCGCTTCCGGCGCCACCGCGATCCAGCTCGGCGTCGAGGCAATCCGCCGCGGTGAAGCCGATGCCGCGCTGTGCGTTGGCACCGACGGCTCGGTAAACCCGGAAGCTTTGGTGCGGTTCTCGCTGTTGTCGGCGCTATCGACGCAGAACGATCCGCCGCAGGCCGCCTCAAAGCCGTTCTCCAAGAACCGCGACGGTTTTGTGATGGCTGAAGGCGCCGGCGCGATGGTGCTGGAGAGCTATGAATCCGCAATCGCGCGCGGCGCCAAAATTCTCGGCGTGGTGGCCGGCTGCGGCGAGCTGACCGACTCGTTCCACCGCACCCGCTCCAGCCCGGACGGCAAGCCGATCATCGGCTGCATGCGCAAGACACTGGCCGATGCCGGCCTCGAGCCGGAGCAGATCGATCACATCAACGCGCACGGCACCGCGACGCCGGAAAATGACAAGATGGAGTACAACACGACCGCGGTGGTGTTCGGCGAGCATTTGCCGAAGATCCCGGTATCGTCGAACAAGTCGATGGTGGGGCATACGATTTCCGCGGCCGGCGCGGTGGAAGCCGTGTTCTCGCTGCTGACGCTGGAGCATCAGCGGATACCGCCGACCATCAATTACGAGATTCCGGATCCGGCGATCCTGTTCGACGTGGTCGGCAACAAGGCGCGCGACGCCAAGGTCACCGCCGTGATGTCGAACTCGTTCGGTTTCGGCGGGCAGAACGCCTCGCTGATCCTGACGCGCGAACCGGTGTAG
- a CDS encoding lipid A biosynthesis lauroyl acyltransferase has product MNRLLLRTKARLRDAAKPVAEIAVGALTIALLRTTRYFDPDKTADFFGRVTRFIGRRLREDRIGRENLKAAFPEKSAEEIETILAGVWDNLGRIGAEFAHLDHIWDYDLDHPEKPSRIEFPPRTKEIFDSLRDDGKPAIIFASHLGNWEIPALGAVAHRLDCAILFRRPNIEAADRAIQKIRAVKMGTLVPAGREAPLRLAEALQRGQHVAMLVDQYLGNGVEVTFFGRKTKANPTLARLLRQVECPVHGVRIIRLPNHRFRAELSEEVKPVRDASGQIDIQGTMQAVTDVVEGWVREYPDQWLWLHRRWR; this is encoded by the coding sequence ATGAACCGCCTGCTCCTACGCACCAAGGCGCGCCTGCGCGACGCCGCCAAGCCGGTGGCGGAAATAGCCGTCGGCGCGCTGACGATCGCGCTGTTGCGCACCACCCGCTATTTCGATCCGGACAAGACCGCCGATTTCTTCGGCCGCGTCACCCGCTTCATTGGGCGGCGGCTGCGCGAGGACCGCATCGGGCGCGAGAATCTCAAGGCCGCCTTTCCCGAGAAATCAGCGGAAGAGATCGAAACTATTTTGGCCGGCGTGTGGGACAATCTCGGCCGCATCGGCGCCGAGTTCGCCCATCTCGATCACATCTGGGATTACGACCTCGATCATCCGGAGAAGCCGAGCCGCATCGAGTTTCCCCCGCGGACCAAGGAAATCTTCGATTCTCTGCGCGACGACGGCAAGCCGGCGATCATCTTCGCGAGCCATCTCGGCAATTGGGAGATCCCTGCGCTCGGCGCCGTCGCGCACAGGCTCGATTGCGCCATCCTGTTCCGCCGGCCGAACATCGAGGCCGCCGACCGCGCCATCCAAAAAATTCGCGCCGTCAAGATGGGCACGCTGGTGCCGGCCGGCCGCGAGGCGCCGCTCAGGCTGGCGGAGGCCCTGCAGCGGGGCCAGCACGTCGCGATGCTGGTCGATCAGTACCTGGGCAACGGCGTCGAGGTGACGTTCTTCGGCCGCAAGACCAAGGCCAACCCGACGTTGGCGCGGCTGTTGCGGCAGGTCGAATGCCCCGTGCATGGCGTGCGCATCATCCGCCTGCCCAACCACCGCTTCCGCGCCGAACTGTCCGAGGAGGTCAAGCCGGTGCGCGATGCCTCCGGGCAAATCGACATCCAGGGCACGATGCAGGCGGTGACTGATGTGGTCGAAGGCTGGGTGCGGGAATATCCGGACCAGTGGCTGTGGCTGCACAGGAGATGGCGGTAG
- a CDS encoding polyamine ABC transporter substrate-binding protein, protein MTVALSLSPTRAQERTVNFYNWSNYMAPGVLEDFTKQTGIKVVYDTFDANETLETRLLAGKSGYDVVVPTGYFLQRQITAKVFTKLDKSKLPNLANAWPVVTSQLATYDPGNNYAANYMWGTTGIGYNVKTAERILGPDAKIDSWDIVFKPENLAKFKDCGIHMLDSADDILPAALSYLGLDPNSTKQADLEKAADLVSKIRPNVRKFHSSEYLGALASGEICFVVGWSGDVMQARSRAAEAKNGVEIGYTIPKEGAQMFFDNLAIPADAKNVAEAYELINYLYRPEVAAKNSDFLSYANGNLASQKLIDPKILNDKNIYPDEAMQKKLFVIRARDSATQRVINRFWTRVKTGR, encoded by the coding sequence ATGACGGTCGCGCTGTCTCTCTCGCCCACCCGTGCGCAGGAGCGCACCGTGAACTTCTACAACTGGTCGAACTATATGGCCCCGGGGGTGCTGGAGGACTTTACCAAGCAAACCGGTATCAAGGTGGTTTACGACACGTTCGATGCCAACGAGACGCTGGAGACGCGTCTCTTGGCAGGAAAGTCCGGTTACGATGTCGTGGTGCCGACCGGATATTTCCTGCAGCGCCAGATCACCGCAAAAGTTTTCACAAAGCTCGACAAATCGAAGCTGCCCAACCTCGCCAACGCCTGGCCGGTGGTGACCAGCCAGCTTGCGACCTATGATCCCGGCAACAATTACGCCGCCAACTACATGTGGGGCACCACGGGCATCGGCTACAACGTCAAGACGGCCGAGAGGATTCTCGGGCCCGACGCGAAGATCGACAGTTGGGATATCGTCTTCAAGCCGGAGAACCTCGCAAAATTCAAGGATTGCGGCATCCATATGCTGGACTCCGCCGACGACATTTTACCGGCGGCGCTGAGTTATCTCGGCCTCGATCCGAACTCCACCAAGCAGGCCGATCTGGAAAAGGCCGCCGATCTCGTTAGCAAGATCAGGCCCAATGTCCGGAAGTTTCACTCTTCCGAATATCTGGGCGCGCTCGCCTCCGGCGAAATCTGCTTCGTGGTGGGCTGGTCGGGCGATGTGATGCAGGCGCGCAGCCGCGCGGCGGAAGCCAAGAACGGCGTCGAGATCGGCTACACGATCCCGAAAGAGGGCGCGCAGATGTTCTTCGACAATCTTGCGATCCCGGCGGACGCGAAGAACGTCGCGGAAGCCTATGAGCTGATCAACTATCTCTACCGGCCCGAGGTGGCGGCGAAGAATTCGGACTTTTTGTCCTATGCCAACGGCAATCTCGCGAGCCAGAAGCTGATCGATCCGAAGATTTTGAACGACAAGAACATCTATCCGGACGAGGCGATGCAGAAGAAGCTGTTCGTGATCCGGGCGCGCGATTCCGCCACCCAGCGGGTCATCAACCGATTCTGGACGCGGGTGAAGACGGGGAGGTGA
- a CDS encoding aminotransferase — MTSMNKVFADLPVTVFEAMSQAARDNNAINLGQGFPDDPGPEDIRRAAADATVNGYNQYPSMMGIPELRQAIAAHYGRWHKLSLDPMTEVMVTSGGTEALTASILAVVEPGDEVVVFQPVYDSYLPIIRQAGGIPRLLRLEPPGWRLTEEMLASVFNPKTKAVLFNNPLNPAAVVYPREDLELLARFCQKFDTIAICDEVWEHVIFDGREHIPLITIPGMRDRTIKVGSAGKIFSLTGWKVGFVCAAPPLLRVAAKVHQFLTFTTAPNLQAAVAYGLGKSDEYFYDMRKDLARSRDRLTKGLESIGFPVLKSQGTYFLTVDLSPLGLNETDVEFCKRIVSDYKVAAIPVSAFYEQDAVTSVVRFCFSKKDETLDTALERLSDAVHGRRKR; from the coding sequence ATGACCTCCATGAACAAGGTCTTTGCCGACCTTCCCGTCACCGTGTTCGAGGCGATGTCGCAGGCGGCACGCGACAACAACGCCATCAATCTCGGCCAGGGCTTTCCCGATGATCCCGGACCGGAGGACATCCGCCGCGCGGCGGCCGACGCCACGGTGAACGGCTATAACCAGTACCCGTCAATGATGGGCATTCCGGAACTCCGGCAGGCGATCGCCGCTCACTACGGCCGCTGGCACAAGCTCTCGCTCGATCCGATGACGGAAGTGATGGTGACCTCGGGCGGCACCGAGGCGCTGACCGCGTCCATTCTCGCCGTGGTCGAGCCCGGCGATGAGGTCGTCGTATTCCAGCCGGTCTATGACAGCTATTTACCGATCATCCGTCAGGCCGGCGGCATTCCGCGCCTGTTGCGGCTCGAGCCGCCGGGCTGGCGCCTAACGGAAGAGATGCTGGCGAGCGTCTTCAATCCCAAGACCAAGGCGGTGCTGTTCAACAACCCGCTCAATCCGGCGGCCGTCGTCTATCCCCGCGAAGACCTCGAACTGCTGGCGCGCTTCTGCCAGAAGTTCGATACCATCGCGATCTGCGATGAGGTCTGGGAGCACGTGATCTTCGACGGTCGCGAGCATATCCCGCTGATCACGATCCCGGGCATGCGCGACCGCACCATCAAGGTCGGCAGCGCCGGCAAGATTTTTTCGCTGACGGGATGGAAGGTCGGCTTTGTCTGCGCCGCGCCGCCGCTGCTCAGGGTGGCGGCCAAAGTGCACCAGTTCCTGACCTTCACCACCGCGCCGAACCTGCAGGCTGCGGTGGCCTATGGCCTCGGCAAATCAGACGAATATTTTTACGACATGCGCAAGGACCTGGCGCGGAGCAGGGACCGCCTGACGAAAGGGCTGGAGAGCATCGGCTTTCCCGTGCTGAAGTCGCAGGGAACCTATTTTCTCACCGTCGACCTGTCGCCACTGGGCTTGAATGAGACCGACGTCGAGTTCTGCAAGCGCATCGTGAGCGACTACAAGGTCGCCGCGATCCCGGTGTCGGCATTCTACGAGCAGGATGCGGTGACGTCGGTGGTGCGGTTCTGTTTTTCCAAGAAGGACGAGACGCTGGATACCGCGCTCGAACGCCTGTCGGACGCGGTGCATGGCCGCCGCAAGAGGTAG
- a CDS encoding rhodanese-like domain-containing protein, which produces MAEGRYLLVDVREPNEVAVEAYPDGVVVPLQSFDPAAIPEPRGKQVVFACRSGKRSVTASLAAQAAGLPYDKHLAGGIIGWKAAGLPTKTGG; this is translated from the coding sequence ATGGCGGAAGGGCGCTACCTTCTGGTCGATGTCCGCGAGCCCAATGAGGTGGCGGTGGAGGCCTATCCGGATGGGGTGGTCGTTCCGCTCCAGAGCTTCGATCCGGCAGCCATTCCAGAACCGCGGGGAAAGCAGGTGGTGTTCGCCTGCCGCTCGGGCAAGCGCTCGGTGACGGCTTCGCTCGCGGCGCAGGCGGCGGGGCTGCCTTATGACAAGCACCTGGCAGGGGGCATCATCGGCTGGAAGGCCGCGGGATTGCCGACCAAGACCGGCGGCTGA